The Rutidosis leptorrhynchoides isolate AG116_Rl617_1_P2 unplaced genomic scaffold, CSIRO_AGI_Rlap_v1 contig135, whole genome shotgun sequence genome contains a region encoding:
- the LOC139881249 gene encoding uncharacterized protein, whose product MAEFENNSSNVTSSNQNSSPSSAFYLLPSENPTQALVSPLLNNNNYHIWSRAITMALRSKVKFGFVNGRISKPEEDRQNFDDWDRCNITVSCWIMNSVLPSIKPNISRFHTVREMWKDLQARISKIDFSRISDVQEEIYLLK is encoded by the coding sequence atggcCGAGTTTGAAAACAACTCCTCCAATGTCACTTCTTCAAATCAAAATTCTTCACCATCTTCTGCCTTTTACCTTCTTCCAAGTGAGAATCCTACTCAGGCCCTTGTATCACCGCTTCTCAACAACAATAACTATCATATCTGGTCTAGAGCTATAACAATGGCTCTTAGATCCAAGGTTAAATTTGGTTTTGTCAACGGAAGGATCAGCAAACCTGAGGAAGACAGACAGAATTTTGATGACTGGGACAGGTGTAACATTACTGTATCATGCTGGATAATGAATTCAGTGCTTCCTTCCATCAAACCTAACATCTCCAGGTTCCACACAGTAAGAGAGATGTGGAAAGATCTACAAGCAAGGATCTCAAAAATAGATTTTTCCAGGATATCAGATGTACAAGAAGAAATCTATCTTCTAAAGTAG
- the LOC139881248 gene encoding uncharacterized acetyltransferase At3g50280-like, with translation MANIQIISTSVIQAPSNDGSEEKRKPKERINLTPWDLQLLPVHTIQKGLLFNKPNQKFTFVEHLKSSLSRTLAFFPPLAGRLKMIDNGNTCCLFIDCNNSGARFVHAVANGVSVADITEPEYVPTDIVRSFFLLNGVGNYEGVREPLLVVQVTELVDGIFIGCTVNHVVCDGTSFWHFVNSWAEISLKSSRQFQVTSISNPPALHRWFPDGIEPPIQIPIIPIDEKGSITQLPLKERVFHFRKESIARLKAKANAEVGSEKISSLQALLAHLWRAVIRSQHANGMVKPDQETHYRFLIGARARLQELPERYFGNAVQAGTVTLKAKQVIKNGLGFIAWKMNKMVSEHTEAKMKDYFKNWVENPKLLTLSNMTTNALVTSSSPRFDVYGNDFGWGRPLAVQSGGGNKSDGKITVFQGIEEGSIDIEACLSPYVLETMANDKEFMASVASKSNQFDL, from the exons ATGGCGAACATTCAAATAATATCTACAAGTGTTATTCAAGCACCAAGCAATGATGGCAGTGAGGAGAAGAGGAAGCCAAAAGAAAGAATTAATCTAACTCCATGGGATCTCCAACTCCTTCCAGTTCACACCATTCAAAAAGGACTTCTCTTCAACAAACCAAATCAGAAATTCACTTTCGTCGAACACCTTAAATCCTCCCTCTCTCGTACGCTAGCCTTCTTTCCTCCTCTCGCAGGCCGCCTGAAAATGATCGACAACGGCAATACTTGCTGTCTTTTCATTGATTGCAACAATTCAGGGGCTCGTTTTGTGCACGCGGTTGCGAATGGTGTGAGTGTTGCTGATATTACGGAACCTGAATATGTTCCTACTGACATTGTCCGTTCCTTTTTTCTCCTCAACGGAGTTGGAAATTATGAGGGCGTCCGAGAGCCGTTGCTTGTTGTGCAAGTAACTGAGCTTGTAGACGGCATCTTCATTGGATGCACCGTTAATCATGTTGTTTGTGATGGCACATCATTTTGGCATTTCGTCAATTCTTGGGCCGAAATCTCTCTAAAATCGAGTCGTCAATTTCAAGTAACGTCAATTTCCAACCCTCCAGCTCTGCATCGTTGGTTTCCTGACGGTATTGAGCCTCCGATACAGATTCCAATCATTCCGATCGATGAAAAAGGTTCCATTACTCAGCTTCCATTAAAGGAGAGGGTTTTCCACTTCAGAAAAGAAAGCATAGCTAGACTGAAAGCAAAAGCAAATGCTGAAGTTGGCTCAGAAAAAATCTCTTCATTGCAAGCTTTACTTGCTCATCTTTGGCGAGCAGTCATTCGCAGCCAACATGCCAATGGCATGGTTAAACCTGATCAAGAAACtcattaccg ATTTCTAATAGGAGCAAGAGCAAGACTGCAAGAATTGCCAGAACGCTATTTTGGAAATGCAGTTCAAGCAGGAACTGTAACTTTGAAAGCGAAACAAGTAATAAAAAATGGACTCGGTTTCATAGCTTGGAAGATGAACAAGATGGTTTCTGAACACACAGAAGCAAAAATGAAAGACTACTTTAAGAATTGGGTTGAGAATCCAAAACTGTTAACATTAAGCAACATGACAACTAATGCTTTAGTCACGAGCAGTTCGCCGAGGTTCGATGTCTATGGAAACGATTTCGGTTGGGGAAGGCCTCTCGCAGTTCAGAGCGGCGGAGGGAATAAATCCGATGGGAAGATTACTGTGTTTCAAGGAATTGAAGAGGGAAGTATTGACATTGAAGCTTGCCTTTCTCCATATGTGTTGGAGACAATGGCTAATGATAAAGAATTCATGGCTTCTGTTGCAAGCAAATCAAACCAATTTGATTTGTAA